A stretch of Amycolatopsis balhimycina FH 1894 DNA encodes these proteins:
- a CDS encoding response regulator transcription factor: MMSLVKPRVLVVDDEPGVRKALQRGLRAEGMDVVTAADGPSGLQLASTGSFDVVLLDIMLPGLSGYRVLERLRKDGVTTPVLLVSAKDGEIDQADGLDLGADGYLVKPFSFVVLVAQVRAVLRRVGPETGRGTLRLGALEVDRGLRQVHWSGEEVGLSPREFALLDVLVGRAGTVVTKDELLRAVWGEEQAVTRNLVEVYVGYVRRKLDAVGAGALLRTVRGHGYLASDAELDEVITP; encoded by the coding sequence ATGATGAGTCTCGTGAAACCTCGGGTGCTGGTGGTCGACGACGAACCGGGCGTGCGGAAGGCCCTGCAACGCGGGCTGCGCGCGGAGGGGATGGACGTGGTCACCGCCGCGGACGGCCCCAGCGGGCTGCAGCTGGCGAGCACCGGCTCGTTCGACGTCGTGCTGCTCGACATCATGCTGCCGGGCCTGTCCGGCTACCGCGTGCTGGAGCGGCTGCGCAAGGACGGCGTCACCACGCCGGTGCTGCTGGTCTCGGCCAAGGACGGCGAGATCGACCAGGCCGACGGCCTCGACCTCGGCGCCGACGGCTACCTCGTGAAGCCGTTCTCCTTCGTGGTGCTGGTCGCGCAGGTCCGCGCGGTGCTGCGCCGGGTGGGGCCGGAGACCGGCCGCGGCACGCTGCGGCTCGGCGCGCTGGAGGTCGACCGCGGGCTGCGGCAGGTGCACTGGAGCGGCGAGGAGGTCGGCCTCAGCCCACGCGAGTTCGCGCTGCTCGACGTGCTCGTCGGGCGGGCGGGCACGGTCGTCACGAAGGACGAGCTGCTGCGCGCGGTCTGGGGCGAAGAGCAGGCCGTGACCCGCAACCTCGTCGAGGTCTACGTCGGTTACGTGCGGCGCAAGCTCGACGCGGTCGGCGCCGGCGCGCTGCTGCGGACTGTGCGCGGGCACGGCTACCTGGCGTCCGACGCGGAGCTCGACGAGGTCATCACCCCGTGA
- a CDS encoding YciI family protein, whose translation MYVVLLNYTAPIEEIDYALPDHAEWLNKQYEHGHFLASGRRNPRTGGVIITRPMSRGKLDAILASDPFCVKHLAKYEVIEFSPTKTAPELRQINEAVPH comes from the coding sequence ATGTATGTCGTCCTGCTGAACTACACAGCCCCGATCGAGGAAATCGACTACGCGCTCCCGGACCACGCCGAGTGGCTGAACAAGCAGTACGAGCACGGCCACTTCCTGGCTTCCGGACGGCGGAACCCGCGCACCGGCGGCGTGATCATCACGCGGCCGATGTCCAGGGGGAAGCTCGACGCCATCCTGGCGTCCGACCCGTTCTGCGTGAAGCACCTCGCAAAGTACGAGGTCATCGAGTTCTCGCCGACGAAGACCGCACCCGAGCTGCGGCAGATCAACGAGGCCGTGCCCCACTGA
- a CDS encoding ABC transporter ATP-binding protein: MTSTTSVESGADVSSETSAPAVPLAARTRGLRKVYGSTVAVDHVDLDIPQGAVVGMLGPNGSGKTTTIRMLLGLVRPTEGEVELLGRPMPDAAAHALPDVGALVEGPGFHPFLSGRDNLLRFAAAEPRLSSAGIPSAVDAALERVGLTGAARRRYKGYSLGMKQRLGLASALLVPRKMVVLDEPTNGLDPAGTREIRRIMAELHAEGVTVLVSSHLLAEVEATCTHVAVLQAGNVVAQGELAELLESGNAALLVRTPDAEQAVEVLRENRIGARLTPDGVRADLTVTEAPRVLQVLVGAGVAVHEATRARTGLEDLFARLTEGSE; encoded by the coding sequence GTGACCAGCACGACCTCTGTGGAGTCCGGGGCGGACGTTTCTTCGGAGACGTCCGCCCCGGCGGTTCCCCTGGCCGCACGCACGCGGGGGCTGCGCAAGGTCTACGGCAGCACGGTCGCAGTGGACCACGTCGACCTCGACATCCCGCAGGGCGCGGTCGTCGGGATGCTCGGGCCGAACGGCTCGGGCAAGACGACCACGATCCGGATGCTGCTCGGCCTCGTCCGGCCGACCGAGGGCGAGGTCGAGCTGCTCGGCCGTCCGATGCCGGACGCCGCCGCGCACGCGTTGCCCGACGTCGGCGCGCTGGTCGAAGGGCCGGGCTTCCACCCGTTCCTCTCCGGGCGCGACAACCTGCTGCGCTTCGCCGCGGCGGAACCGCGGTTGTCGTCGGCCGGGATCCCCAGCGCCGTCGACGCCGCTTTGGAACGCGTCGGGCTGACCGGCGCGGCGCGGCGGCGGTACAAGGGGTATTCGCTGGGCATGAAGCAGCGGCTCGGGCTCGCCTCGGCGTTGCTCGTGCCACGGAAGATGGTCGTGCTCGACGAGCCGACCAACGGCCTCGACCCCGCGGGTACCAGGGAGATCCGCAGGATCATGGCCGAGCTGCACGCCGAGGGCGTCACCGTGCTGGTGTCGTCGCACCTGCTGGCCGAGGTGGAGGCGACGTGCACGCACGTGGCCGTGCTGCAGGCCGGCAACGTCGTCGCGCAGGGCGAGCTGGCGGAGCTGCTGGAGTCCGGGAACGCGGCCCTGCTGGTCCGCACGCCGGACGCGGAGCAGGCGGTGGAAGTGCTGCGGGAGAACCGGATCGGCGCGCGGCTCACGCCGGACGGCGTCCGCGCGGATCTGACGGTGACGGAAGCGCCGCGGGTGCTGCAGGTCCTGGTGGGCGCGGGGGTCGCGGTCCACGAGGCGACGCGGGCCCGCACCGGGCTGGAAGACCTGTTCGCGCGGCTGACGGAGGGGTCGGAATGA
- the typA gene encoding translational GTPase TypA, which yields MPAASATVETGRATGKTRPDLRNVAIVAHVDHGKTTLVDAMLRQSGAFAERAELVDRVMDSGELEREKGITILAKNTSIHRQTPEGSVTINVIDTPGHADFGGEVERGLAMVDGVVLLVDASEGPLPQTRFVLRKTLEAGLPVILLVNKTDRPDARIAEVVEETHDLLLELASDIEDADHDAILDLPVVYASARAGKASLEQPADGEIPDSENLDPLFDTLLRHVPPPAADLDAPLQALVTNLDASNFLGRIALIRIHAGKLRKGQTVAWMREDGTVQNVRISELLVTEALTRVPATEASAGELVAIAGIPDITIGDTLADSDNPVALPRITVDEPAISMTIGVNTSPLAGRNGGDKVTARLVKARLDQELIGNVSIRVLPTERPDTWEVQGRGELALAILVEQMRREGFELTVGKPQVVTRIIDGKVHEPFERLSIDSPEEHLGAITQLLASRKGRMEHMGGHGSGRLKLDYVLPARGLIGFRTDFLTETRGTGIANHVFEGYFPWAGEIRTRHSGSLVADRTGPVTAYAMIQLADRGTFFVEPGAEVYEGMVVGENPRFEDLDINITKEKKLTNMRQSSADVMETLARPRKMGLEEALEFCSVDECVEVAPEVVRVRKVTLDVNTRAKERSRAKSRDNG from the coding sequence GTGCCCGCAGCCAGCGCTACCGTCGAAACCGGCCGGGCGACCGGTAAGACCCGGCCCGACCTGCGCAACGTCGCGATCGTCGCCCACGTCGACCACGGCAAGACCACGCTGGTGGACGCGATGCTCCGCCAGTCCGGCGCTTTCGCCGAGCGCGCCGAGCTCGTCGACCGGGTCATGGACTCGGGTGAGCTCGAGCGCGAAAAGGGCATCACGATCCTCGCGAAGAACACCTCGATCCACCGCCAGACGCCCGAGGGCTCGGTGACGATCAACGTCATCGACACCCCCGGCCACGCCGACTTCGGCGGCGAGGTCGAGCGCGGCCTGGCCATGGTCGACGGCGTCGTCCTGCTGGTCGACGCGTCCGAGGGCCCGCTCCCGCAGACCCGGTTCGTGCTGCGCAAGACCCTCGAAGCCGGCCTGCCGGTGATCCTGCTGGTCAACAAGACCGACCGCCCGGACGCCCGGATCGCCGAGGTCGTCGAGGAGACCCACGACCTGCTGCTCGAGCTGGCCAGCGACATCGAGGACGCCGACCACGACGCGATCCTCGACCTCCCGGTCGTCTACGCCTCCGCGCGCGCCGGCAAGGCGAGCCTGGAGCAGCCCGCCGACGGTGAGATTCCCGACAGCGAGAACCTCGACCCGCTGTTCGACACCCTGCTCCGGCACGTGCCGCCGCCCGCCGCCGACCTCGACGCGCCGCTGCAGGCGCTGGTCACCAACCTCGACGCGTCCAACTTCCTCGGCCGCATCGCGCTGATCCGCATCCACGCCGGCAAGCTGCGCAAGGGCCAGACCGTGGCCTGGATGCGCGAAGACGGCACCGTGCAGAACGTCCGGATCTCCGAGCTGCTGGTCACCGAGGCGCTCACCCGCGTCCCGGCGACCGAGGCCAGCGCGGGCGAGCTGGTCGCCATCGCCGGTATCCCGGACATCACCATCGGCGACACCCTCGCCGACTCCGACAACCCGGTGGCGCTGCCCCGGATCACCGTCGACGAGCCCGCCATCTCGATGACCATCGGCGTCAACACCTCGCCGCTGGCCGGGCGCAACGGCGGCGACAAGGTCACCGCGCGGCTGGTCAAGGCCCGCCTCGACCAGGAGCTGATCGGCAACGTCTCGATCCGCGTGCTGCCGACCGAGCGCCCCGACACCTGGGAGGTCCAGGGCCGTGGCGAGCTGGCGCTGGCGATCCTCGTCGAGCAGATGCGGCGCGAGGGCTTCGAGCTGACCGTCGGCAAGCCGCAGGTGGTCACGCGCATCATCGACGGCAAGGTGCACGAGCCGTTCGAGCGCCTGTCGATCGACTCGCCGGAAGAGCACCTCGGCGCGATCACCCAGCTCCTGGCCTCGCGCAAGGGCCGCATGGAGCACATGGGCGGGCACGGCTCCGGCCGGCTCAAGCTCGACTACGTCCTCCCGGCGCGCGGGCTGATCGGCTTCCGCACCGACTTCCTCACCGAGACCCGCGGCACCGGCATCGCGAACCACGTGTTCGAGGGCTACTTCCCGTGGGCAGGCGAGATCCGCACCCGCCACAGTGGCTCGTTGGTCGCCGACCGCACCGGCCCGGTCACCGCGTACGCGATGATCCAGCTGGCCGACCGCGGCACGTTCTTCGTCGAGCCGGGCGCGGAGGTCTACGAGGGCATGGTCGTGGGCGAGAACCCGCGGTTCGAGGACCTCGACATCAACATCACCAAGGAGAAGAAGCTGACCAACATGCGTCAGTCCTCCGCCGACGTGATGGAGACGCTGGCCCGCCCGCGCAAGATGGGCCTGGAAGAGGCCCTGGAGTTCTGCTCGGTCGACGAATGCGTCGAGGTCGCGCCCGAGGTCGTCCGGGTCCGCAAGGTCACCCTGGACGTCAACACCCGCGCGAAGGAGCGTTCGCGCGCCAAGAGCCGCGACAACGGCTGA
- a CDS encoding (deoxy)nucleoside triphosphate pyrophosphohydrolase: MNAVIVGAALVRDGKLLAQQRAWPPKHAGQWELPGGRVEEGESEAFALARECSEELDVVVEVGDRVGEDVPLPGGKVLRIYAASLVSPGEEPRAVEHRALRWLGPDDLDDIDWLPADRILLPAFRDLLG, translated from the coding sequence GTGAACGCTGTGATCGTGGGAGCCGCCTTGGTACGCGACGGCAAGCTGCTGGCTCAACAGCGGGCGTGGCCGCCGAAACACGCGGGGCAGTGGGAGCTGCCCGGCGGCCGGGTCGAGGAGGGGGAGTCCGAGGCCTTCGCGCTGGCCCGGGAGTGCAGCGAGGAGCTGGACGTCGTCGTCGAGGTCGGCGACCGCGTCGGCGAAGACGTCCCGCTGCCCGGCGGGAAGGTCCTGCGGATCTACGCGGCTTCGCTCGTTTCGCCCGGGGAAGAGCCGCGGGCCGTCGAGCACCGGGCGTTGCGCTGGCTCGGGCCCGACGACCTCGACGACATCGACTGGCTGCCCGCCGACCGCATCCTGCTCCCGGCCTTCCGGGACCTGCTCGGCTAA
- the trpS gene encoding tryptophan--tRNA ligase → MSKLSGITPSGHVHLGNHLGAVRRWALEGGVDDLYFVADLHGMTTSHNPARLRSLAREQLAVLIAAGIDPGRVFVQSDLTRELGALTWVLECTCNYGEAARMIQFKEKSKGQAGVRLSLLTYPALMAADILLQGADEVPVGEDQRQHVELTRTLAKRFNSTYGEVFTVPEAVLPPAGARVRDLTDPTRKMSKSTRDAAGVVFVLDEPDQVRRKIRRAVTDGGSVPVHAPDTRPGMANLLEILAACRGGSPADLAEEFSSYGAVKDAVADAVIEELRPLRERALTLLDDVAELDQVRKAGAERARERGSHRLDAALRMIGAC, encoded by the coding sequence ATGAGCAAGCTGTCCGGCATCACGCCCTCCGGTCACGTCCACCTCGGCAACCACCTCGGGGCCGTCCGCCGCTGGGCCCTCGAGGGCGGCGTGGACGACCTGTACTTCGTCGCCGACCTGCACGGCATGACGACCTCGCACAACCCGGCGAGACTCCGATCCTTGGCGCGTGAGCAGCTGGCCGTGCTGATCGCCGCCGGCATCGATCCCGGGCGGGTGTTCGTCCAGTCCGACCTGACCCGCGAGCTGGGCGCGCTGACCTGGGTCCTGGAGTGCACCTGCAACTACGGCGAGGCCGCGCGGATGATCCAGTTCAAGGAGAAGTCGAAGGGCCAGGCCGGCGTGCGGCTGTCGCTGCTGACCTACCCGGCGCTGATGGCCGCGGACATCCTCCTGCAGGGCGCGGACGAAGTGCCGGTCGGCGAGGACCAGCGCCAGCACGTCGAGCTGACGCGGACCCTCGCGAAACGCTTCAACAGCACGTACGGCGAGGTGTTCACCGTCCCGGAGGCGGTGCTCCCGCCCGCGGGCGCGCGGGTGCGGGACCTGACCGACCCGACGCGCAAGATGTCGAAGTCGACGCGGGACGCGGCGGGCGTGGTGTTCGTCCTCGACGAGCCCGACCAGGTTCGCCGCAAGATCCGCCGCGCGGTCACCGACGGCGGCTCGGTACCGGTGCACGCCCCGGACACCCGCCCGGGCATGGCGAACCTGCTGGAGATCCTGGCCGCCTGCCGGGGCGGCTCCCCGGCGGACCTGGCAGAGGAGTTCTCGTCGTACGGAGCGGTCAAGGACGCCGTCGCCGACGCCGTGATCGAGGAGCTCCGCCCCCTGCGTGAACGGGCGTTGACGCTGCTCGACGACGTCGCGGAGCTGGACCAGGTCCGCAAGGCGGGTGCGGAACGCGCTCGCGAGCGCGGCTCGCACCGGCTCGACGCGGCGCTGCGCATGATCGGCGCCTGTTGA
- a CDS encoding LolA family protein, which produces MKPKTKGITAAIVGTALGAGGLAFVAMPASADDKPALPQISAEDLVQSVVQAKPGAFDGTLKVSNDLGLPAVGNALPGASALNIDSAHIFSDGAGKSRLAVTQGASQETVVHDGTTVWDYSSKTNTATKVTVPADVAKQKGAGSEKTPDPLTASTELLAKVRESSTVSVDGTATVAGRPAYELVLTPKPAERTLLREIRVAVDSQTRMPLRVAVLSNGTATPALEVAFTQVEFTQQPADLFAFTPPKGAKVQEKTPTIDQKDKDLAEQAKQDVKVVGDGWDTVITGKVPADALNAAPKQQSGREGRGGNADPKALLERFAKKVSGAWGSGYLVTTKVGSAVLTDDGRFAAGAVPEQVLYEALGQK; this is translated from the coding sequence ATGAAACCGAAGACGAAGGGCATCACCGCCGCGATCGTCGGTACCGCGCTCGGTGCGGGCGGGCTCGCGTTCGTCGCGATGCCGGCCAGCGCCGACGACAAGCCGGCCCTGCCGCAGATCAGCGCCGAGGACCTCGTGCAGTCGGTCGTGCAGGCGAAGCCGGGCGCGTTCGACGGCACGCTGAAGGTCAGCAACGACCTGGGCCTGCCCGCGGTCGGGAACGCGCTGCCGGGGGCGTCGGCGCTGAACATCGATTCGGCGCACATCTTCAGTGACGGCGCGGGCAAGAGCCGCCTGGCCGTCACGCAGGGGGCGAGCCAGGAGACCGTGGTCCACGACGGCACGACCGTCTGGGACTACAGCTCCAAGACGAACACCGCGACGAAGGTGACCGTCCCGGCCGACGTGGCCAAGCAGAAGGGCGCGGGCAGCGAGAAGACGCCCGACCCGCTCACGGCTTCGACGGAGCTGCTCGCGAAGGTCCGCGAGAGCAGCACGGTGTCGGTCGACGGCACCGCGACCGTCGCGGGCCGGCCGGCGTACGAGCTGGTCCTGACGCCGAAGCCGGCCGAGCGGACGCTGCTGCGCGAGATCCGCGTCGCCGTCGACTCGCAGACGCGGATGCCGCTGCGCGTGGCGGTGCTGAGCAACGGGACGGCGACGCCGGCGCTCGAGGTCGCGTTCACCCAGGTCGAGTTCACGCAGCAGCCGGCCGACCTGTTCGCCTTCACCCCGCCGAAGGGCGCCAAGGTGCAGGAGAAGACGCCGACGATCGACCAGAAGGACAAGGACCTCGCCGAGCAGGCCAAGCAGGACGTCAAGGTCGTCGGCGACGGCTGGGACACCGTCATCACCGGCAAGGTCCCCGCGGACGCGCTGAACGCGGCGCCGAAGCAGCAGTCCGGCCGTGAAGGCCGCGGTGGCAACGCCGACCCGAAGGCGCTGCTCGAGCGGTTCGCCAAGAAGGTCAGCGGCGCCTGGGGCAGCGGCTACCTCGTCACCACGAAGGTCGGCAGCGCGGTGCTGACCGACGACGGCCGGTTCGCGGCCGGTGCGGTGCCGGAGCAGGTCCTGTACGAAGCGCTGGGCCAGAAGTGA
- a CDS encoding ABC transporter permease has translation MTAVLEAPAARTGHDTVPLPRLLAAELRWIFRRPRTLAVLGLLALIPVVIGIGLTLVNDPSDTGGGPDDGGGALLASAVNNAFVLPIAAIVLSLALLLPLASAMAGADAIAGETSHGTLRGWLIAPVGRGRLLGVKAFGVATVSVVSVLAMCVTGVATGLIINGTDSLFTLSGTTLSFGGAMARILLMAGWVVLQLWAVGAVALAISSWTEHPMLVVASVLAGDIVFTILGFLSSLKWLHPFLLTQNWAVAPAEVLQDPMGTQMLGEGALRAACYIVIGLSLAYARLSTRDG, from the coding sequence ATGACGGCGGTCCTCGAAGCACCGGCGGCCCGCACGGGCCACGACACGGTGCCCTTGCCCCGGCTGCTGGCCGCGGAGCTGCGCTGGATCTTCCGGCGGCCGCGCACACTCGCCGTGCTGGGCCTGCTGGCGCTGATCCCGGTGGTGATCGGTATCGGCTTGACGCTGGTGAACGACCCGTCGGACACCGGCGGCGGCCCGGACGACGGCGGCGGAGCGCTGCTGGCGTCGGCGGTGAACAACGCGTTCGTGCTGCCGATCGCGGCGATCGTGCTGTCACTGGCGCTGCTCCTGCCGCTGGCCTCGGCCATGGCGGGCGCCGACGCGATCGCGGGCGAGACGTCCCACGGCACACTGCGCGGCTGGCTGATCGCGCCGGTGGGCCGGGGCCGCCTGCTGGGGGTGAAGGCGTTCGGCGTCGCGACGGTGTCGGTGGTCTCGGTGCTGGCGATGTGCGTCACGGGCGTGGCGACGGGCCTGATCATCAACGGCACGGATTCGCTGTTCACGCTGTCGGGCACAACGCTGTCGTTCGGCGGTGCGATGGCGCGGATCCTGCTGATGGCGGGCTGGGTGGTGCTCCAGCTGTGGGCGGTCGGCGCGGTGGCGCTGGCGATCTCCAGCTGGACCGAGCACCCGATGCTGGTGGTGGCCTCGGTCCTGGCCGGCGACATCGTGTTCACCATCCTGGGGTTCCTGAGTTCGCTGAAGTGGCTGCACCCGTTCCTGCTGACGCAGAACTGGGCGGTGGCACCGGCGGAGGTCCTGCAGGACCCGATGGGCACGCAGATGCTCGGCGAGGGGGCTTTGCGGGCTGCTTGCTACATCGTGATCGGCCTGTCCCTGGCCTACGCGAGGTTGTCGACCCGCGACGGCTGA
- a CDS encoding sensor histidine kinase: MIPWWRGRSLQARITVLAATITLGCLLGLAALAASSLSPLLIDSVDRELVSALGPAGADVSAGRPLSGAAPVTLRVLDIAGAPLDGGAPAGLGPVDVSALKAGQPVQRDGARYLGTVVSTPDGSQRLVVAGAGLVGFSAAVHYGGVWLVVVASIGALVAGFATWLVVRLALRPVARMRGSVRSLPPGARLALPDSHDELRALAEEFNALLERQEQASERLRRFTGDAAHELRSPVASIRVQAEVAVANPDPELAQETLSDILTEAERLSALLDGLLSLARSDAGEVPQAEPVELVSEVRAAVARLPAGVPEARVSSAVAQAWASAGHAEVELVLDNLLRNACRYARGQIVVSVLASRSSVRVVVDDDGPGIAPEHREKVFDRFYRIADDRARSSGGTGLGLAMVAETVRRRGGRVQVAESPDGGARFVVVWRAVPGGASG, translated from the coding sequence GTGATCCCGTGGTGGCGGGGCCGGTCCCTGCAGGCCCGGATCACCGTGCTGGCCGCGACGATCACCCTGGGCTGCCTGCTCGGGCTGGCGGCGCTCGCCGCGTCGAGCCTCTCGCCGCTGCTCATCGACTCGGTCGACCGCGAGCTGGTGAGCGCGCTCGGCCCGGCCGGTGCCGACGTGAGCGCCGGCCGGCCGCTGTCCGGCGCGGCCCCGGTCACGCTGCGGGTGCTGGACATCGCGGGCGCTCCGCTGGACGGCGGCGCCCCGGCCGGGCTCGGTCCGGTGGACGTCTCGGCGCTCAAGGCGGGACAGCCGGTGCAGCGCGACGGCGCGCGGTACCTGGGCACGGTCGTCAGCACGCCGGACGGTTCGCAGCGGCTGGTCGTCGCCGGCGCCGGCCTGGTCGGGTTCTCCGCGGCGGTGCACTACGGCGGGGTGTGGCTGGTGGTCGTCGCGTCGATCGGCGCGCTGGTGGCGGGCTTCGCGACGTGGCTGGTGGTCCGGCTGGCGCTGCGGCCGGTCGCGCGCATGCGCGGCTCGGTGCGGTCGCTGCCGCCGGGGGCGCGGCTGGCGCTGCCGGACTCGCACGACGAGCTGCGCGCGCTCGCGGAGGAGTTCAACGCCCTGCTCGAGCGCCAGGAGCAGGCGAGCGAACGGCTGCGGCGCTTCACCGGCGACGCCGCGCACGAGCTGCGCTCGCCGGTCGCGTCGATCCGGGTGCAGGCCGAGGTGGCCGTCGCCAACCCCGATCCGGAGCTGGCGCAGGAGACGCTGTCGGACATCCTCACCGAAGCCGAGCGGTTGTCGGCGCTGCTGGACGGGCTGCTGTCGCTGGCCCGTTCGGACGCGGGGGAGGTGCCGCAGGCGGAGCCGGTCGAGCTGGTGAGCGAGGTCCGCGCGGCGGTGGCCCGGCTGCCGGCCGGGGTACCGGAGGCGCGGGTGAGCAGCGCGGTCGCGCAGGCCTGGGCGTCCGCCGGGCACGCCGAGGTGGAGTTAGTGCTCGACAACCTGCTGCGCAACGCGTGCCGCTACGCGCGGGGCCAGATCGTCGTCTCGGTGCTCGCGTCCCGCTCGTCGGTGCGGGTGGTGGTCGACGACGACGGCCCGGGCATCGCCCCGGAGCACCGGGAGAAGGTGTTCGACCGGTTCTACCGGATCGCCGACGACCGCGCCCGGTCCTCGGGTGGCACCGGACTGGGCCTGGCGATGGTGGCGGAGACCGTGCGACGCCGGGGCGGCCGCGTCCAGGTGGCCGAGTCCCCGGACGGCGGCGCGCGGTTCGTCGTCGTCTGGCGCGCGGTCCCCGGCGGGGCTTCCGGGTAA
- a CDS encoding ABC transporter family substrate-binding protein: MRVNRKAVPVLALAAVLLTACSNTPPPPVVSSSVAPASTTGKTPSQIVVGVDDVLGGYNPHNLADSSQVTSALSQLLLPSVFRQKDDGSTELDKNLMKAAQVISQQPFVVAYDIRADASWSDGAPIAAEDFDYLRTQMRDQPGVIEPAGYRQITDLQSREGGKRVEVTFAKPYPGWRTLFSDLLPAHLLKDAPDGWRGALASNFPAIAGPFSIKSIDTARGEVILERNERYWEKPAAIDRIVLRRADQNTLLPALQSGNDQFALARTAGDGLKRLGDLGPAVKLHTVARPVVAGVLLRPVSATLRDSQVRAGVAALIDRGKLVAEGVNGGPSSTLHADAQVKAPSEAGYAATIPPGPPTAPDVAKAEESLKAAGYAKTAGTWRKNGKALSLVIASPATQEPYATIAKELAAELVAQGIEVNAITPPPRDLFSGLLAMPVVDGVQQPSGDSAGNVGIDIAVVPQAVGGDTASVLASTFGCRPEQTASGTDKTKPIVPGNSAGLCVPALQPSIDTALSGSTPIAEALTTLEPELWRQNVVIPLFQLADTLAIGSGISGVTPGPPMVGPFGSAVNWTRGPK, encoded by the coding sequence GTGCGGGTGAATCGCAAAGCGGTGCCGGTACTGGCACTCGCGGCCGTGCTGCTCACCGCCTGTTCCAACACCCCGCCGCCCCCGGTCGTCTCGTCGTCGGTCGCGCCCGCGTCCACCACCGGCAAGACGCCGTCGCAGATCGTCGTCGGCGTCGACGACGTGCTCGGCGGGTACAACCCGCACAACCTCGCGGACTCGTCCCAGGTGACCTCCGCGCTGTCGCAGCTGCTGCTGCCCTCGGTGTTCCGCCAGAAGGACGACGGCAGCACCGAGCTCGACAAGAACCTGATGAAGGCCGCGCAGGTGATCTCGCAGCAGCCGTTCGTGGTCGCCTACGACATCCGGGCCGACGCGTCCTGGTCCGACGGCGCGCCCATCGCCGCCGAGGACTTCGACTACCTGCGCACCCAGATGCGCGACCAGCCCGGCGTGATCGAGCCCGCCGGCTACCGGCAGATCACCGACCTGCAGTCCCGCGAAGGCGGCAAGCGCGTCGAGGTCACCTTCGCCAAGCCGTACCCCGGCTGGCGGACGCTGTTCTCGGACCTGCTCCCCGCCCACCTGCTCAAGGACGCGCCCGACGGCTGGCGGGGCGCGCTCGCGTCGAACTTCCCCGCCATCGCCGGGCCGTTCTCGATCAAGAGCATCGACACCGCCCGCGGCGAGGTCATCCTCGAGCGCAACGAGCGCTACTGGGAGAAGCCCGCGGCGATCGACCGGATCGTCCTGCGCCGGGCGGACCAGAACACCCTGCTGCCCGCGCTGCAGAGCGGCAACGACCAGTTCGCGCTGGCCAGGACCGCCGGTGACGGGCTCAAGCGGCTCGGCGACCTCGGCCCGGCCGTGAAGCTGCACACCGTGGCCAGGCCGGTGGTGGCCGGCGTGTTGCTGCGCCCGGTCAGCGCCACGCTGCGGGACAGCCAGGTCCGGGCCGGCGTCGCCGCGCTGATCGACCGCGGCAAGCTGGTCGCCGAAGGCGTCAACGGCGGCCCGTCGTCGACGCTCCACGCCGACGCCCAGGTGAAGGCGCCGTCGGAGGCCGGGTACGCGGCGACCATCCCGCCCGGCCCGCCCACCGCGCCCGACGTCGCGAAGGCCGAAGAGTCGCTGAAGGCGGCCGGCTACGCCAAGACCGCGGGTACCTGGCGCAAGAACGGCAAGGCCCTTTCGCTGGTCATCGCCTCGCCGGCCACCCAGGAGCCGTACGCGACGATCGCGAAGGAGCTCGCCGCCGAGCTCGTCGCGCAGGGCATCGAGGTCAACGCGATCACGCCGCCGCCGCGAGACCTGTTCAGCGGCCTGCTCGCGATGCCGGTCGTCGACGGGGTCCAGCAGCCGTCCGGTGACTCGGCGGGCAACGTCGGGATCGACATCGCCGTCGTCCCGCAGGCAGTCGGCGGCGACACGGCGTCGGTGCTCGCGTCGACCTTCGGCTGCCGGCCGGAGCAGACCGCCTCGGGAACGGACAAGACCAAGCCGATCGTTCCGGGCAATTCCGCCGGGCTCTGCGTCCCGGCGCTGCAGCCGTCGATCGACACGGCGCTATCCGGATCGACGCCGATCGCCGAAGCTCTCACCACTCTTGAGCCTGAACTTTGGCGTCAGAACGTGGTAATCCCGTTGTTCCAATTGGCTGACACCCTGGCGATCGGATCGGGCATCTCGGGCGTTACCCCCGGTCCTCCGATGGTGGGCCCGTTCGGGTCCGCGGTGAACTGGACTCGCGGCCCGAAGTAA